The following coding sequences lie in one Crassostrea angulata isolate pt1a10 chromosome 10, ASM2561291v2, whole genome shotgun sequence genomic window:
- the LOC128167762 gene encoding RYamide receptor-like, producing the protein MNFLSNASFLLQTNISSITNSSKNATTTWENSVDEYCLPETFVTLVLLTYLVFFVLSVLGNGTVCIAIGLRFLKPTVTNFFMGSLAACDVLISFIIPFTVLSNLVFMYWPFGAFLCPSISLVQLMTTLLRALTLVAMTCDRYYVLSRPFKGRLLAKQAKLVIVGIWIFSFIVCLPSGIFSEIIYLPHEPGSSGLCVEVWPQDTLRHIYGVVIMVMQYFVPLVLMLATYSHIAVIVWRKKTPGEANRKRDQRRARSKKKMLSMLIMVVLNYLFSWLPYHVITLIGDVNPTIYDSKAVHMLWVVAHLLSFSNGGTNVIIYYWRNRNYRMAFKSLKEMLIKHFSKTHDKHVRVTRGRKPSAPLQNSHLTSTGSMT; encoded by the exons atgaattttctttcaAACGCAAGCTTTTTGCTTCAGACCAATATCTCAAGCATTACAAACTCTTCGAAAAATGCGACGACGACTTGGGAAAACTCTGTCGATGAATATTGTCTTCCGGAAACATTTGTAACGCTTGTTTTATTAACTTACCTAGTATTTTTTGTGCTCTCAGTCCTGGGAAATGGCACCGTCTGCATTGCTATAGGTCTCCGGTTCCTTAAACCAACAGTGACAAATTTCTTTATGGGAAGCTTAGCTGCATGCGATGTTTTGATATCATTTATCATCCCTTTTACAGTTCTCAGTAACCTTGTTTTTATGTATTGGCCGTTCGGGGCCTTTCTGTGTCCATCCATCTCTCTCGTCCAACTAATGACAACATTGCTAAGGGCTTTGACATTAGTTGCAATGACTTGCGATAGATATTACGTCCTATCAAGGCCATTCAAAGGGCGTCTCCTTGCAAAGCAAGCAAAACTTGTCATTGTTGGGATCTGGATATTTTCGTTCATAGTTTGCCTTCCCTCTGGTATCTTCTCGGAGATCATTTATTTACCACACGAGCCGGGATCGAGCGGTCTGTGTGTGGAGGTTTGGCCCCAGGACACATTACGTCACATCTATGGAGTCGTCATCATGGTGATGCAGTATTTCGTGCCCCTGGTCCTGATGCTTGCAACCTACTCACACATTGCAGTTATTGTGTGGAGGAAGAAAACCCCGGGGGAGGCCAACAGGAAACGCGATCAGAGGCGGGCAAGGTCCAAAAAGAAG ATGCTCTCAATGCTGATCATGGTTGTGTTAAACTACCTCTTTTCCTGGCTTCCGTATCACGTGATTACTCTTATTGGTGACGTCAATCCCACCATTTACGACTCCAAGGCCGTGCACATGCTTTGGGTAGTTGCGCATCTTCTCTCCTTTAGCAACGGTGGCACAAATGTCATCATCTACTATTGGAGGAACAGGAATTACCGCATGGCCTTTAAAAGCCTCAAggaaatgttgataaaacacTTCTCAAAGACACACGACAAACACGTAAGAGTCACGCGTGGTCGAAAACCCAGTGCCCCTCTACAAAATTCACACCTTACTTCAACGGGATCAATGACTTGA
- the LOC128167141 gene encoding nucleoredoxin-like: MDAALCGMTKVEGKDGEVQVSDLVQGKTCVGLYFSAHWCPPCRGFTPVLAQLYTKLKENNQSIEIIFVSSDRDENSFKEYFNEMPWHALPFSERDLKAKLGEKYGVRGIPTLIILDKDGNIKDAEARGTAQNCPGDKLPDKWC; this comes from the exons ATGGACGCCGCTTTGTGTGGAATGACTAAAGTCGAAGGCAAGGATGGAGAAGTCCAGGTTTCCGATTTGGTACAAGGAAAAACCTGTGTAG GTTTGTATTTCTCCGCACATTGGTGTCCACCTTGTCGAGGATTCACCCCCGTCTTGGCCCAGCTATACACCAAGCTGAAGGAAAACAACCAAAGCATAGAAATCATCTTCGTCAGCTCGGACCGCGACGAAAACAGCTTCAAGGAGTACTTCAATGAGATGCCGTGGCACGCACTTCCCTTCAGTGAGCGTGACCTTAAG GCGAAGTTAGGAGAAAAATATGGTGTTAGAGGAATTCCTACCCTAATTATTCTGGATAAAGACGGAAACATCAAAGACGCCGAGGCGAGGGGCACCGCCCAGAACTGCCCGGGAGACAAACTCCCGGACAAGTGGTGCTAG